Proteins encoded by one window of Carassius auratus strain Wakin chromosome 8, ASM336829v1, whole genome shotgun sequence:
- the LOC113107781 gene encoding pro-thyrotropin-releasing hormone, with protein MRAACVIILASLTVFMSPGLQCQPLAGEGDPSLDELFQRAESLLIRSILTQTEDENHGDGEQTEWLEKRQHPGKRQHPGKREDTDYEDEAAALQKRQHPGKREEEEDSARLRRQHPGKRLSLEHMMLEEPTAQSELAKRQHPGRRYLMLLHKRQHPGRRELHEAAGDFSDLAKRQHPGKRLCEDWDVTGCDQASILLELLDNVNKSRAEEKRQHPGKRFALEDELTEQESL; from the exons ATGAGGGCGGCGTGTGTGATCATCCTGGCGTCTCTGACGGTGTTCATGTCACCCGGGCTCCAGTGTCAGCCTCTGGCGGGTGAGGGTGACCCGTCTCTGGATGAGCTGTTCCAGCGCGCGGAGAGTCTGCTGATCCGCTCCATTCTCACACAGACGGAGGACGAGAACCACGGCGACG GAGAGCAGACGGAGTGGCTGGAGAAGAGACAGCACCCGGGCAAGAGACAGCACCCCGGGAAGCGCGAGGACACCGACTACGAAGACGAGGCTGCCGCCCTCCAGAAGCGACAGCACCCCGGGAAgcgcgaggaggaggaggacagcgCGAGGCTGAGGAGGCAGCACCCCGGGAAGCGTTTGTCTCTGGAGCACATGATGCTGGAGGAGCCCACCGCGCAGAGCGAGCTGGCCAAGCGCCAACACCCCGGGAGACGCTACCTGATGCTGCTCCACAAGCGCCAGCATCCCGGCCGGCGCGAGCTGCACGAGGCTGCGGGAGACTTCTCGGACCTAGCCAAACGACAGCATCCCGGGAAGAGACTGTGTGAGGACTGGGACGTGACCGGCTGCGATCAAGCCAGCATCCTGCTCGAGCTCCTGGACAACGTCAACAAAAGTCGCGCAGAGGAGAAGAGACAGCATCCCGGGAAACGCTTTGCGCTGGAGGACGAGCTCACGGAACAAGAGTCGCTGTAA